The Brachionichthys hirsutus isolate HB-005 chromosome 11, CSIRO-AGI_Bhir_v1, whole genome shotgun sequence genome includes a window with the following:
- the LOC137901845 gene encoding nucleolar transcription factor 1-A-like has translation MSGMELWDALGGKEETVKATSEEKTEGVWPFSRSKDKDKKDGDKKDGDKKDGDKKDGDKKDGDKDKKGGSSHEDKDKKDGDKKDGDKKDGDKDKKDGSSHEEMQSNDEEKGKTSSSSSSSSSSSSSSSDEE, from the exons ATGAGCGGGATGGAGTTGTGGGACG CTTTAGGCGGCAAGGAGGAGACGGTGAAGGCGACGAGCGAGGAGAAGACGGAGGGGGTGTGGCCTTTCAGCAGGAGTAAA GACAAGGACAAGAAGGACGGGGACAAGAAGGACGGGGACAAGAAGGACGGGGACAAGAAGGACGGGGACAAGAAGGACGGGGACAAGGACAAGAAGGGCGGTTCATCCCATGAGGACAAGGACAAGAAGGACGGGGACAAGAAGGACGGGGACAAGAAGGACGGGGACAAGGACAAGAAGGATGGCTCATCCCATGAGGAGATGCAGAGTAATGATGAAGAAAAGGGGaaaacatcctcctcttcctcctcctcctcctcctcatcatcatccagcagtGATGAG GAATGA
- the LOC137901317 gene encoding LOW QUALITY PROTEIN: ARF GTPase-activating protein GIT1-like (The sequence of the model RefSeq protein was modified relative to this genomic sequence to represent the inferred CDS: deleted 1 base in 1 codon), which produces MREEELEEELEEELDAADGTEDWGYLSLRQKLARFNAREFATLIIDILSDAKRRQQGKGLSSPTELLDLGVDDDQHDYDSVASDEDTDSELNAQNNNNTQRSNRAKSMDSSDLSDGPITLQEYLEVKKALASSEAKVQQLLRVNNSLSEELRRLHKEITRMQTENNVLHGGQQAGGASGRGVGGPGGGGGMRGGSGPSTVAPPSHPHPHRRDRQAFSMYETGATRGPPALDSLAARLQPLNTPSVRRGGSGGPATYGGQHLSGSTEAGRYTIQKMEKHGSGADSDYDNTQTYDLSQSIGRSSEEDGRGESEDGGGVEGAEPDPTLPCTEDVILKTEQVTKNIQELLRAAQEFKHDSFVPCSEKIHAAVTEMASLFPKRPALDAVHCSLRLLASSASRLQVECRKAAPSEPGSGAVAVDYQLLTQQVIQCAYDIAKAAKQLVTINTREKKQ; this is translated from the exons atgagagaggaggagctaGAGGAGGAGCTAGAGGAGGAGCTAGATGCGGCTGATGGGACAGAGGACTGGGGATACCTGTCCCTCAG ACAGAAGCTGGCCCGCTTCAACGCGCGGGAGTTCGCCACGCTGATCATCGACATCCTGAGCGACGCCAAGAGGAGGCAGCAGGGGAAAGGCCTCAGCAGCCCGACTG AGCTGCTGGATCTGGGAGTCGATGACGACCAGCACGACTACGACAGCGTGGCGTCGGACGAAGACACGGACAGCGAGTTAAACgcccagaacaacaacaacacgcaacGCAGCAACCGGGCCAAG agCATGGACTCGTCGGACCTGTCGGACGGGCCCATCACCCTGCAGGAGTACCTGGAGGTGAAGAAGGCGCTGGCCTCCTCCGAGGCCaaggtgcagcagctgctgagggTCAACAACAGCCTGAGCGAGGAGCTGCGGCGGCTCCACAAGGAG ATCACACGGATGCAGACAGAGAACAATGTACTGCATGGGGGCCAGCAGGCTGGGGGGGCATCTGGTCGTGGGGTAGGAGGGCCTGGTGGAGGGGGtgggatgagaggaggaagtgggCCCTCCacggttgccccc ccctcccacccccacccccaccggaGAGACCGCCAGGCCTTCTCTATGTACGAGACAGGGGCGACCCGTGGCCCCCCAGCGCTGGACTCCCTGGCAGCCCGCCTGCAGCCCCTCAACACGCCCAGC GTCAGGAGGGGGGGTTCAGGGGGTCCAGCCACCTACGGAGGTCAGCACCTGTCTGGGTCCACCGAGGCGGGCCGATACACG ATCCAGAAAATGGAGAAGCACGGCAGCGGCGCCGACAGCGACTACGACAACACGCAGACATACGACCTCTCGCAAAG CATCGGGCGCAGCAGTGAGGAGGACGGCCGCGGGGAGTCCGAAGACGGGGGTGGcgtggagggggcggagccagaccCCACCCTGCCCTGCACCGAGGACGTCATCCTGAAAACCGAGCAGGTGACCAAGAACatccaggagctgctgagggCCGCCCAGGAGTTCAAACACGACAG CTTCGTCCCGTGCTCGGAGAAGATCCACGCCGCCGTCACGGAGATGGCGTCCCTTTTCCCGAAA CGACCGGCGTTGGACGCCGTCCACTGCTCCCTCCGCCTGCTGGCTTCCAGCGCCTCCCGGCTGCAGGTGGAGTGCCGCAAGGCGGCGCCGTCCGAGCCCGGCTCCGGCGCCGTTGCCGTGGACTACCAGCTCCTCACCCAGCAGGTCATCCAGTGCGCGTACGACATCGCCAAggccgccaagcagctcgtcacCATCAACACCCGAGAGAAGAAGCAGTGA